The Lactobacillus sp. CBA3605 genome contains a region encoding:
- a CDS encoding folylpolyglutamate synthase/dihydrofolate synthase family protein has protein sequence MTAMTMEQRYATLVAHLNQAMLVTETDRVPLLRRIMQALGHPDRELHVIHLAGTNGKGSTGAMLAQILQAQGYRVGRFSSPAINDEREQLQVNSQWISRAAFVTTYQAIVPTLTELGLVPADISIFEWYFLIGMVWFRQQKVQWAVVEAGLGGQYDATNALSAPQLTVFTKIALDHMQILGPTITAIAQNKAQIIKPRTTVVTLADQNPASKAVLQAQATAQAVPLITAKHLVMASQQATIQGTIVDATSDLFQWSQLKLGLIGAYQVQNLGLVLTAVATLRQQAVPISDAAVRQGLQQVRLPGRLTVLQAEPLMLADGAHNPDGMRALVTSVQQLLPAKRLIWVLGVLRDKAYAEMLTAILPAAALVITNTPANPKRALPATELAKAAKAISPQAEVLVATDIQAAISLAQQRETSDNAIIIAGSFYVMRELQQAGWLGLTND, from the coding sequence ATGACAGCAATGACAATGGAACAGCGCTATGCGACCCTAGTGGCCCATTTAAATCAAGCCATGCTAGTGACCGAAACTGATCGAGTCCCGTTACTACGACGGATCATGCAGGCGCTCGGACATCCTGATCGTGAGTTACACGTGATCCATTTAGCCGGTACCAATGGTAAGGGGTCGACGGGGGCGATGTTAGCTCAAATTCTACAAGCACAAGGTTATCGTGTGGGCCGCTTCAGTAGTCCAGCGATTAATGATGAGCGGGAGCAGTTACAGGTCAATAGCCAGTGGATTAGTCGGGCCGCTTTTGTAACAACCTATCAAGCCATTGTGCCGACGCTAACTGAGTTAGGCTTAGTCCCGGCTGATATCTCAATTTTTGAATGGTATTTTTTGATCGGGATGGTCTGGTTTCGTCAGCAAAAGGTCCAATGGGCTGTTGTGGAAGCTGGCTTAGGTGGCCAGTATGATGCTACCAATGCGTTGTCGGCACCGCAATTAACGGTCTTTACCAAGATTGCGCTCGATCACATGCAGATTTTAGGGCCTACAATTACGGCGATTGCCCAAAACAAGGCTCAAATTATTAAACCGCGGACCACTGTAGTGACATTGGCAGATCAAAATCCAGCTTCCAAGGCAGTCTTACAAGCGCAGGCGACGGCCCAAGCGGTGCCTTTAATTACCGCTAAACACCTAGTGATGGCGAGCCAACAAGCCACCATTCAGGGCACAATTGTGGATGCGACGAGTGATTTATTCCAATGGTCACAACTAAAATTAGGATTGATTGGGGCTTATCAGGTTCAGAATCTAGGCCTGGTGTTAACGGCTGTTGCAACCTTACGTCAACAGGCGGTACCGATTAGTGATGCAGCCGTTCGTCAAGGGTTACAGCAAGTCCGGTTACCCGGGCGTTTAACCGTATTGCAAGCTGAACCGTTAATGCTGGCGGATGGTGCACATAATCCTGATGGCATGCGCGCCTTGGTAACGAGCGTCCAGCAATTACTCCCAGCGAAACGATTAATTTGGGTACTAGGTGTCTTACGAGATAAGGCCTATGCTGAGATGTTAACAGCTATTTTACCAGCGGCAGCGTTAGTTATTACTAATACGCCTGCTAACCCGAAACGCGCGCTACCAGCCACTGAGTTGGCCAAAGCGGCTAAAGCGATTAGCCCCCAAGCAGAAGTTTTAGTTGCCACCGATATTCAAGCAGCCATATCGTTAGCACAACAACGAGAGACTAGTGACAATGCCATCATTATTGCGGGGTCGTTTTATGTGATGCGTGAGCTCCAACAAGCTGGTTGGCTGGGGTTAACTAATGACTAA
- the folK gene encoding 2-amino-4-hydroxy-6-hydroxymethyldihydropteridine diphosphokinase: protein MSAEERVYLSIGANIHPRVANIQQAIAQLRALPTVTVRAVSNWYETEPWGNRDQANFYNVAVALTTTATPEQLLAQLHVIEQSLHRERLIHWGPRTIDLDIIFWGNRQLQTATLTIPHVHAAERNFVLLPIAEIAVTDPWVGPQVQRLIAANTDTSWIKKVGNVSEQDD, encoded by the coding sequence ATGTCGGCTGAGGAACGGGTGTATCTGAGTATTGGTGCGAATATTCACCCGCGCGTCGCTAACATTCAACAAGCTATCGCTCAATTACGGGCGCTGCCAACGGTGACGGTGCGAGCAGTCTCTAATTGGTATGAAACGGAACCATGGGGGAATCGCGACCAAGCGAATTTTTATAATGTGGCGGTTGCTTTGACGACGACCGCCACCCCTGAACAATTACTAGCACAGTTACATGTGATTGAACAAAGCCTGCATCGAGAACGGCTGATTCATTGGGGCCCCCGGACAATTGATTTAGATATTATTTTTTGGGGGAACCGGCAATTACAAACGGCTACCTTAACAATTCCCCATGTGCATGCGGCTGAACGTAATTTTGTATTATTGCCAATTGCCGAGATTGCTGTGACGGATCCTTGGGTGGGGCCACAAGTACAACGGTTGATTGCGGCTAATACAGATACAAGTTGGATAAAAAAAGTAGGAAATGTGAGTGAACAAGATGATTGA
- a CDS encoding MFS transporter, with translation MSQTKATLQLSGRRRFWFIFTLLMGTWTMSISQSSLSTVYPTFMRDFGISASTVQWLTTGFMLTMVVMMPISPWLLNNIGFKKLFLTVLVLFDVGSIIIYFAPSFPVMMVGRLVKAAAVGVLFPSYQSILLTITPETKRGSTMGIAGLVMGSALASGPIISGVVLKFTDWHGLFLVFITVATILILLSFITIQDVLVSKPSKLDLISIIMLLGFAGILYVVNEIGKPNVNWAWGWLLLIVSILAVVYFAYRQFQLTTPLLELRVLKTFNYDLAIFLTAISYVALIVVTIIFPLYYQGILKVSPFISGLSLVPGAVFLSILNPLTGKLAEKIGYKRIMLIGMTMIVVGWLGLAVLTTKLNLVTMILIAAIIEGGNAFVMMPAVTLGANSLPDQLISHGTAVITTVRQILGSAGVAVATLLLSNVTASQLKAGVPTLAANLHGYHVVFLTMLGIEIVGLVLALLLRDERQSK, from the coding sequence ATGTCACAAACCAAAGCGACGCTCCAGTTAAGTGGACGCCGACGGTTCTGGTTTATTTTTACGTTACTCATGGGGACTTGGACGATGTCAATTAGTCAATCATCTTTGTCAACGGTGTATCCAACGTTCATGCGTGATTTCGGTATTTCAGCGTCAACTGTTCAATGGTTAACCACAGGCTTTATGTTGACCATGGTTGTCATGATGCCAATTAGTCCATGGCTATTAAACAATATCGGTTTCAAGAAATTATTCTTAACAGTCTTGGTCTTGTTCGATGTCGGTTCAATTATTATTTACTTTGCACCTAGTTTTCCGGTAATGATGGTGGGGCGGTTAGTGAAAGCTGCTGCTGTAGGGGTACTGTTTCCATCATACCAATCAATCCTATTGACAATTACGCCTGAAACAAAGCGTGGGTCCACTATGGGCATCGCTGGCTTGGTCATGGGCTCTGCGTTGGCATCAGGGCCAATTATTTCCGGTGTAGTTTTAAAATTTACTGATTGGCATGGCCTGTTCTTGGTCTTTATTACAGTTGCCACAATCTTGATTTTATTGAGCTTTATCACGATTCAAGATGTATTGGTTAGCAAACCATCGAAGCTGGATTTAATTTCTATTATTATGTTACTTGGGTTTGCTGGGATTTTATATGTGGTCAACGAAATTGGTAAGCCGAATGTTAATTGGGCATGGGGCTGGCTATTATTGATTGTGTCGATTTTAGCAGTTGTTTATTTTGCTTACCGTCAATTTCAATTAACGACACCGCTCCTAGAATTACGAGTGCTCAAAACATTTAATTATGATTTAGCTATCTTTTTAACGGCGATTTCATATGTGGCTTTAATTGTAGTCACGATTATCTTTCCATTGTATTATCAGGGAATTTTGAAAGTCTCACCATTTATTTCAGGCCTCTCATTAGTGCCTGGTGCGGTCTTCTTAAGTATTTTAAATCCCTTAACGGGTAAGTTGGCTGAAAAAATTGGCTATAAGCGGATTATGCTGATTGGGATGACGATGATTGTCGTCGGTTGGTTAGGCTTAGCGGTGCTTACCACTAAACTCAATCTGGTGACGATGATTCTGATTGCGGCGATTATTGAAGGTGGGAATGCCTTTGTTATGATGCCAGCCGTTACTTTAGGGGCGAACTCCTTACCAGATCAGCTGATTTCGCATGGTACAGCGGTCATTACCACAGTCCGTCAGATTTTGGGATCGGCTGGGGTAGCTGTTGCAACCTTGCTACTGTCAAATGTCACAGCCAGCCAACTTAAAGCTGGGGTGCCCACACTAGCTGCTAATTTGCATGGCTACCATGTGGTCTTTTTAACGATGCTTGGCATTGAAATTGTCGGTTTAGTTTTAGCATTACTCTTACGTGATGAACGGCAGTCTAAATAA
- the folB gene encoding dihydroneopterin aldolase: MGIIRINNLRVHTFNGVLPEERRNGQQLALDIAIKYPIETKVQHDDVHETINYAEVRAAADEFVTTHSYKLIESLANQLLQTLLTQFPTVTLINLKIRKYSVPMPGIFDDVEIEVEGAPHVG; encoded by the coding sequence ATGGGAATAATTCGAATTAATAATTTACGGGTCCATACGTTTAATGGTGTTTTACCAGAAGAACGTCGTAATGGGCAACAATTGGCGTTAGATATTGCCATTAAGTATCCAATTGAAACTAAAGTTCAACATGATGATGTGCATGAAACCATCAACTATGCAGAAGTTCGGGCTGCCGCTGATGAGTTCGTGACGACACATTCTTATAAATTGATTGAGTCACTTGCTAATCAGTTATTACAAACGCTATTAACGCAGTTCCCGACGGTCACGCTGATTAATTTAAAGATTCGTAAATACAGTGTCCCGATGCCTGGAATCTTTGATGACGTTGAGATTGAAGTGGAAGGTGCACCGCATGTCGGCTGA
- a CDS encoding DUF2187 domain-containing protein, with amino-acid sequence MAEITVGDRVKCQKNGNTDYDFFAKVEKIYEHAAYVTITHYDQRDDVNVVELQYRAVIALKKMQLAEPSAQEKAQMRAVSPAMLAE; translated from the coding sequence ATGGCTGAAATTACAGTTGGTGATAGGGTTAAGTGTCAAAAAAACGGTAATACTGATTATGATTTTTTTGCTAAAGTTGAAAAAATATATGAGCATGCGGCCTATGTAACCATTACGCATTATGATCAGCGAGATGATGTTAACGTGGTCGAATTACAATATCGGGCAGTGATTGCGCTGAAAAAGATGCAACTAGCGGAACCTAGTGCGCAAGAAAAAGCACAAATGCGAGCAGTTAGCCCAGCAATGTTAGCGGAATAA
- a CDS encoding DNA-3-methyladenine glycosylase I: protein MIASDDFNDFAATGVNDYHQYFGTPTHDDHVLFELLIVGIFQVGLSWQAAASQLPVLRQQMAGLRVEVVAGYDDLDLERLLQAPNVMHNGRKLRAIIQDAQAIVKVQRQYGSFEAYLWAFVAQVPFHMLAPDNELPTQSPLGTRIAADLHRHDFTFVGPVVTQMFLLAAGIIQVD from the coding sequence ATGATTGCGAGTGATGATTTTAATGATTTCGCAGCGACTGGTGTTAATGATTATCATCAATATTTTGGGACCCCAACGCATGACGACCATGTGTTATTTGAATTACTAATTGTTGGCATTTTTCAAGTGGGGTTAAGTTGGCAAGCAGCTGCAAGTCAGTTACCGGTTTTACGGCAGCAGATGGCTGGGCTGCGGGTCGAAGTGGTGGCAGGCTATGATGACCTCGACTTAGAGCGGTTATTACAAGCGCCTAACGTGATGCATAATGGCCGTAAGCTACGTGCGATTATTCAAGATGCGCAAGCCATTGTTAAAGTCCAACGACAATATGGGAGTTTTGAGGCGTATTTATGGGCTTTTGTAGCGCAGGTGCCGTTCCATATGCTCGCACCGGATAATGAGTTACCAACTCAGTCGCCATTAGGGACACGCATTGCAGCTGACTTACATCGGCATGATTTTACCTTTGTCGGTCCGGTGGTGACACAAATGTTTCTATTGGCGGCGGGGATTATTCAAGTTGACTGA
- the folP gene encoding dihydropteroate synthase, with the protein MFVQDITSSFAPKPDFASQALNAQVQRQQQLVLQFGGYDQEQQVKLTTLCQQLDGVVQVRPEHLTVLLSQTAGRQLTQQWPLVFQQQALVQVQLTQIMKQYDIYWQVGDRRFNLTKRPMLYGIMNITPDSFYDGGRYETMSAVLKHVEAMLQAGADVIEVNGQTTRPGFKAVTPAVELDRTLPYIRAIKQQFPTAVLAIDTYKYPVMQAVLTEGISIINDVDAFTDDPRKVALMADSRVGLLTMHSNRTQSYTDLTGKMRQFFEQNLADLTQAGIDLERIALDQGIGYAKVAHGEQDYVMMRNLDEFNYLRRPMMVAVSRKGYLGALLGLKKEDRLPMTLVTEALMALKGGRILRVHDVAETRQMVTLLDRIENGYWLNADE; encoded by the coding sequence ATGTTTGTTCAAGACATAACCAGTTCTTTTGCGCCCAAGCCTGATTTTGCTAGCCAGGCTCTCAATGCGCAAGTGCAACGTCAACAGCAACTCGTGCTACAGTTTGGGGGCTATGACCAGGAACAACAGGTCAAGTTGACGACACTTTGTCAGCAGTTAGACGGCGTGGTGCAAGTCAGACCAGAACACTTGACGGTCTTACTTAGTCAAACCGCTGGTCGACAACTCACTCAACAATGGCCCTTAGTGTTCCAACAACAGGCTTTGGTTCAAGTTCAATTGACACAAATTATGAAACAATATGATATTTATTGGCAGGTTGGTGACCGTCGTTTTAATTTGACCAAGCGGCCGATGCTTTACGGCATTATGAATATTACACCAGACTCTTTTTATGATGGTGGCCGGTATGAAACGATGTCAGCAGTATTAAAGCATGTGGAAGCGATGCTCCAAGCTGGTGCGGATGTGATTGAAGTGAACGGTCAGACGACGCGACCGGGATTTAAAGCTGTTACACCGGCAGTTGAATTGGACCGGACCTTACCGTATATTCGTGCAATCAAACAACAATTTCCAACGGCCGTGTTAGCAATTGATACGTATAAGTACCCAGTCATGCAAGCCGTTTTAACTGAAGGCATTAGTATTATTAATGATGTTGATGCTTTCACGGATGATCCGCGTAAGGTTGCTTTAATGGCCGATAGTCGGGTGGGACTCTTAACCATGCATAGTAATCGGACCCAATCCTATACGGATTTAACTGGGAAAATGCGGCAATTCTTTGAACAAAATTTGGCTGATTTAACGCAGGCGGGGATTGATTTAGAACGGATTGCCTTAGATCAAGGGATTGGTTACGCTAAGGTCGCTCATGGTGAACAAGACTATGTGATGATGCGGAACCTTGATGAATTTAACTATCTGCGGCGGCCAATGATGGTAGCCGTGTCACGGAAGGGTTATTTAGGCGCTTTGTTGGGCTTAAAAAAAGAAGATCGGTTACCAATGACTTTGGTTACCGAAGCGTTGATGGCCTTAAAAGGTGGGCGAATTTTACGTGTTCACGATGTGGCTGAAACCCGACAAATGGTGACGTTGCTTGATCGGATTGAAAATGGCTACTGGTTAAATGCTGATGAATGA
- a CDS encoding metal ABC transporter solute-binding protein, Zn/Mn family — MPFKKIWVGLALLIGLSSLLAGCQNKTSSQTTTNGKIKIIASLDFYGQTAKKVAGKYGDVTAVINRPSVDPHDFEPTVQTAKVASSADLLIYNGLGYDDWMTKLITNKAANAKVIQVGTTVAGQKNGANEHVWYDPTTMPKLATEIAQQLGRLQPAHKAYFLKQAKQYQASLKPLTTEVNKLKQGAKGQNVAVSEPVFDYSLKAMGYHISNRHFALAIEEGSDPSPKDIKQMQAAIKQHKIAFFVENTQTDSNIVDNMVKLAKKSGVPVLKVTETLPANQTYQQWMLSQYQQLAKIQAATTN, encoded by the coding sequence ATGCCTTTCAAAAAAATATGGGTCGGCTTAGCATTACTAATTGGACTTAGTAGTCTGCTTGCCGGTTGTCAAAATAAGACCAGCTCACAAACAACGACTAACGGCAAGATTAAAATTATAGCTAGTTTAGACTTTTATGGTCAAACTGCTAAAAAAGTGGCGGGTAAATATGGGGACGTTACGGCCGTAATTAATCGGCCTAGCGTTGACCCCCATGACTTCGAGCCCACTGTCCAAACTGCGAAAGTCGCTAGCAGTGCAGACTTACTCATCTATAACGGCCTTGGTTATGACGATTGGATGACTAAGCTCATCACCAATAAAGCGGCTAACGCGAAAGTCATTCAAGTTGGCACAACCGTTGCTGGCCAAAAAAACGGCGCTAATGAACATGTTTGGTATGATCCAACGACCATGCCCAAGCTGGCTACTGAAATTGCCCAGCAATTGGGTCGATTACAGCCAGCGCACAAAGCCTATTTTTTAAAACAGGCTAAACAATATCAAGCCAGTTTAAAGCCATTAACGACTGAAGTTAACAAGCTCAAACAAGGTGCCAAAGGTCAAAATGTTGCGGTCAGTGAACCAGTTTTTGATTACTCATTAAAGGCCATGGGCTACCATATCAGCAACCGTCATTTTGCACTGGCGATTGAAGAAGGTTCCGATCCATCACCAAAAGATATTAAGCAGATGCAAGCGGCAATCAAACAACATAAAATTGCTTTCTTTGTTGAAAATACGCAAACAGATAGCAATATCGTGGATAATATGGTTAAACTGGCTAAAAAATCCGGTGTGCCCGTCTTAAAAGTTACTGAAACTTTACCTGCCAATCAAACTTATCAACAATGGATGTTATCACAGTATCAACAACTGGCAAAGATCCAAGCTGCCACTACCAATTAA
- the folE gene encoding GTP cyclohydrolase I FolE — MIDETKQAKIRQAVREILTAVGEDPDRPGLVETPDRVARMYAEVFATKTAPEFDNYKLFHVTDPTEMVLLKDIPFYSMCEHHLLPFFGTVQVAYVPQNQQVIGLSKIPRLIDYCSQQPNVQERLTVTIAKELQRILNPAGIAISISARHMCMEMRGVSKPGVQTESSYYSGQFRENLDLKHEFLQRIAN, encoded by the coding sequence ATGATTGATGAAACGAAGCAAGCTAAAATTCGCCAAGCGGTCCGTGAAATTTTAACAGCGGTCGGCGAAGATCCTGATCGGCCTGGATTGGTTGAAACGCCTGATCGTGTCGCGCGGATGTATGCCGAAGTCTTTGCAACTAAAACGGCACCTGAATTTGATAATTACAAGTTGTTTCACGTGACGGACCCAACCGAAATGGTCCTTTTAAAAGATATTCCATTCTATTCAATGTGTGAACATCATTTATTGCCATTTTTTGGCACGGTGCAAGTGGCCTATGTGCCTCAAAATCAGCAAGTTATTGGGCTGAGCAAAATCCCACGATTGATTGATTATTGTAGTCAACAACCGAATGTGCAAGAACGATTAACGGTCACGATTGCCAAAGAATTACAGCGTATTTTAAATCCAGCGGGAATTGCCATTTCGATTTCGGCCCGCCATATGTGCATGGAAATGCGTGGTGTCAGCAAACCGGGTGTTCAGACTGAGAGTAGTTACTATAGTGGGCAGTTTCGTGAAAATTTAGATTTAAAACATGAATTTTTACAACGAATTGCCAATTAA
- a CDS encoding cation diffusion facilitator family transporter produces the protein MTHTHQVQQQTNAFKIGISLNAIFIVLEASYGFSSGSLALVADAGHNLSDVLGLLISWLALWLGQKSANAKYTYGYKSSSILAALFNAVFLLVAIGGISVEAIQRLSNPGPVAEWDVIIVAAIGIVVNGFTALLFMKGQQHDLNIKGAFLHMAADAGVSLGVVLAGFVILMTGWYWLDPVISLLIALVILVGTWGLLRDAMAYSLEAVPNNIDQAAIYTYLMAQPSVRQVHDLHIWGMSTTETAMTVHLCRATLADNNAFLEQLNKELSDQFPLTHITIQIELGKVDYETTDSSI, from the coding sequence ATGACCCATACTCATCAAGTCCAACAACAAACTAATGCCTTCAAAATCGGCATCAGCTTAAACGCCATTTTTATTGTTCTAGAAGCCAGTTATGGCTTTTCAAGCGGCTCATTGGCCCTCGTGGCGGATGCTGGGCATAACCTAAGCGATGTTTTAGGTTTGCTCATCTCCTGGTTAGCCCTTTGGCTCGGTCAAAAAAGTGCGAACGCTAAGTATACGTATGGTTACAAGAGCTCTTCAATTCTAGCCGCACTATTTAACGCCGTCTTTCTATTAGTTGCAATTGGCGGTATTTCAGTAGAAGCCATTCAACGCCTCAGCAATCCTGGGCCCGTGGCCGAATGGGATGTGATTATCGTGGCGGCGATTGGGATTGTCGTCAATGGTTTCACGGCCTTACTATTTATGAAGGGCCAGCAACACGACTTAAATATCAAAGGCGCCTTTTTGCACATGGCAGCGGATGCCGGTGTATCGCTTGGCGTGGTACTCGCTGGTTTTGTCATCTTAATGACTGGTTGGTATTGGCTTGACCCCGTGATTTCACTTTTAATCGCCCTCGTCATTTTAGTGGGTACTTGGGGCTTATTGCGTGATGCGATGGCTTACTCCTTAGAAGCTGTCCCTAATAATATCGACCAAGCCGCTATTTATACGTATTTGATGGCCCAGCCGAGTGTTCGTCAAGTGCACGATCTCCACATCTGGGGGATGAGCACGACGGAAACTGCCATGACCGTCCACCTTTGCCGGGCCACCTTAGCGGACAATAATGCTTTTCTTGAACAACTGAATAAAGAACTCAGCGACCAGTTCCCACTAACGCACATAACCATTCAAATTGAATTAGGTAAAGTCGATTACGAAACCACTGATAGTTCGATTTAG
- a CDS encoding non-canonical purine NTP pyrophosphatase, with product MTKHWLIGSNNRAKSHDLQLCLAYYGIAAVPYFTQTAKLSFPSETTTSYVQNAVTKAQFAAQQLQRPVIADDSGIEIPALPTTLGVTTARDLGVEASGRVRNQAILAALKPVAGAARQATLRAILAAAWPDGRLLTAQATINGYIATTPAGHYSGGFDRIFWVPTTGRTLAELPDVWRLPRTHRGQAAQQLSQQLSKMKGSVL from the coding sequence ATGACTAAACATTGGTTGATTGGATCCAATAATCGCGCTAAAAGTCATGATTTACAATTATGTTTAGCCTATTACGGTATTGCTGCGGTACCGTACTTTACGCAGACGGCTAAATTAAGCTTCCCAAGTGAAACAACTACGAGTTATGTGCAAAATGCGGTGACTAAGGCGCAATTTGCAGCGCAACAGCTGCAACGGCCAGTAATTGCGGATGATAGTGGGATTGAAATTCCGGCCTTGCCGACAACCTTAGGGGTCACAACGGCTCGTGATTTAGGGGTTGAGGCGAGTGGGAGGGTTCGTAATCAAGCTATTTTAGCGGCCTTAAAGCCGGTTGCGGGTGCCGCTCGGCAAGCTACTCTCCGGGCCATACTAGCCGCAGCCTGGCCGGATGGACGCTTGTTAACGGCGCAAGCGACGATTAACGGGTATATTGCGACAACCCCGGCTGGTCATTATTCAGGCGGTTTTGATCGCATCTTTTGGGTACCGACGACTGGGCGCACACTCGCTGAATTACCAGATGTTTGGCGATTACCGCGTACGCACCGTGGTCAGGCCGCCCAACAATTAAGTCAGCAACTATCGAAAATGAAAGGGTCGGTGTTATAA
- a CDS encoding CvpA family protein — protein sequence MIFTIIIILWLVTAVMRGFHRGFVIEMLHLVGTIVVLIFARLLYQPLGTVISNLMTNLHLLDPSTVSLLVINLIAFFILTSIGWAVIRMLARLSRSITWLPVIKQVNSLAGGVVAFVISYLVIFIGLSLANLFNTTFIQTQMTQSPVATFIVKQTPGLTSQYLSQLFKFETDS from the coding sequence ATGATTTTTACGATTATTATTATATTGTGGTTAGTAACTGCAGTTATGCGTGGCTTTCACCGCGGTTTTGTAATTGAAATGCTTCACTTAGTTGGGACGATTGTGGTGTTGATTTTTGCACGCTTGCTTTATCAACCACTCGGCACCGTCATCAGTAACTTAATGACTAATTTACATCTATTGGATCCTAGTACTGTGAGTCTGCTAGTGATTAATTTGATTGCTTTCTTCATCTTAACGTCCATTGGTTGGGCAGTGATTCGAATGCTAGCACGGCTTTCACGGAGTATCACGTGGTTACCGGTGATTAAGCAAGTCAATAGCCTGGCTGGTGGGGTCGTGGCGTTTGTGATTTCATACCTGGTTATTTTTATCGGCTTATCCTTGGCGAACCTATTTAATACGACTTTTATTCAAACACAGATGACACAATCACCAGTTGCCACGTTTATTGTCAAACAAACGCCTGGTTTAACGAGTCAATATTTAAGTCAACTTTTTAAATTTGAAACAGATTCCTAA